A stretch of the Mesorhizobium huakuii genome encodes the following:
- a CDS encoding 5'-methylthioadenosine/S-adenosylhomocysteine nucleosidase (Enables the cleavage of the glycosidic bond in both 5'-methylthioadenosine and S-adenosylhomocysteine) produces the protein MANITRIGGKDVLFVMAALAEYGPHLQKLFTPLMTGVGPVEAAVRLGAELSWLKSEKALPDLVVSLGSAGSRTLEQTEIYQAVSVSYRDIDASPLGFEKGATPFLDLPVTVPLPFRIPEIKQATLSTGGAVITGAAYDAIAADMVDMETFACLRACQLFNVPLIGLRGISDGAADLRHVGDWTEYLHVIDEKLADAVGRLEQAVSDGLLGA, from the coding sequence ATGGCCAACATTACCCGAATTGGCGGCAAGGACGTCCTCTTTGTCATGGCGGCGCTGGCCGAATATGGGCCGCATCTGCAAAAACTGTTCACGCCGCTGATGACCGGCGTCGGCCCGGTCGAGGCAGCCGTCCGGCTCGGCGCCGAGCTGTCCTGGCTTAAATCGGAAAAGGCCCTGCCGGACCTCGTCGTATCGCTCGGTTCAGCCGGCAGCCGGACCCTGGAACAGACCGAAATCTATCAGGCCGTCTCCGTCAGCTATCGCGACATCGACGCCTCGCCGCTGGGTTTCGAGAAGGGCGCAACACCGTTTCTCGACCTGCCGGTGACTGTGCCGCTGCCGTTTCGTATTCCTGAAATCAAGCAAGCCACGCTGTCGACCGGCGGCGCCGTCATCACCGGCGCTGCCTATGATGCAATCGCAGCCGACATGGTCGACATGGAGACCTTCGCCTGCCTGCGCGCCTGCCAGCTGTTCAATGTTCCCCTCATCGGGCTGCGCGGCATTTCCGACGGCGCGGCCGATCTCCGGCATGTCGGCGACTGGACCGAATATCTGCACGTCATCGACGAAAAGCTCGCCGACGCCGTCGGGCGGCTCGAACAGGCGGTCAGTGACGGACTGCTCGGCGCCTGA
- a CDS encoding MarR family winged helix-turn-helix transcriptional regulator, whose amino-acid sequence MVKELDEKTEVLPDHVGWRLWQASRAWQAEFAAAMRTAGHGWFTEARAGLLGHIPRGGIRQAALIERSAISKQAVQQLLDGLEAEGVVQRLPDPRDGRGKLVGYTRMGLDALRDGDRIKLQIEHGYVERIGQQRFAALMDALRTLDAGQADAGDKKAGVQ is encoded by the coding sequence GTGGTCAAGGAGCTTGACGAAAAAACCGAAGTGCTGCCCGACCACGTCGGCTGGCGCCTGTGGCAGGCAAGCCGTGCCTGGCAGGCCGAATTCGCTGCCGCGATGCGCACCGCCGGCCACGGCTGGTTCACCGAAGCGCGCGCGGGGCTGCTAGGGCATATCCCCCGCGGCGGCATTCGTCAGGCGGCGCTGATCGAACGTTCGGCAATCTCCAAGCAGGCGGTCCAACAATTGCTCGACGGTCTGGAGGCGGAGGGCGTGGTGCAGCGTCTGCCCGATCCGCGAGACGGGCGCGGCAAGCTTGTCGGCTACACGCGCATGGGTCTGGATGCCTTGCGCGACGGCGACCGCATCAAGCTCCAGATCGAGCATGGCTATGTCGAGCGCATCGGCCAGCAGCGGTTCGCGGCGCTGATGGATGCTTTGCGGACACTCGATGCCGGGCAGGCGGACGCCGGCGATAAAAAGGCCGGCGTTCAGTGA
- a CDS encoding PaaI family thioesterase — protein MAAKIVPAPDYEDRVRASFARQQAMATIGAELTLVTPGIIEIEMPYSAALTQQHGFLHAGVISTALDSACGYAAFSLMPENSGVLTIEFKVNLLAPGRGERFLFRGSVTKPGRTIIVADGQAYAFAADGEAKLIATMTGTMMTVVGRDGIAG, from the coding sequence ATGGCAGCAAAGATCGTACCGGCTCCGGACTATGAGGATCGCGTCAGGGCGTCCTTCGCGCGTCAGCAGGCGATGGCGACGATCGGCGCCGAGCTGACATTGGTGACCCCCGGCATCATCGAGATCGAGATGCCCTATTCGGCGGCGCTGACCCAGCAGCACGGCTTCCTGCATGCCGGTGTCATCTCGACGGCGCTGGACTCGGCCTGCGGCTACGCGGCCTTTTCCCTGATGCCGGAAAATTCCGGCGTGCTGACCATCGAATTCAAGGTCAATCTCCTGGCGCCGGGCAGGGGCGAACGTTTCCTGTTCCGTGGCTCGGTGACCAAGCCCGGCCGCACCATCATCGTTGCCGACGGCCAGGCCTATGCCTTCGCCGCCGATGGCGAGGCCAAGCTGATTGCCACCATGACGGGGACGATGATGACGGTGGTTGGCCGCGACGGGATTGCAGGCTGA
- the guaA gene encoding glutamine-hydrolyzing GMP synthase — protein sequence MTTANHPDTVLIVDFGSQFTQLIARRIREAGVFSEIVPFQSAEAAFKRINPKAVILSGGPASTSDIGSPRAPQIVFDAGVPVLGICYGQMAMCVQMGGVAESSNHREFGRAFVEIEKDSPLFDGLWATGQRHQVWMSHGDRVIALPPGFQVFGKSESSPFAIFGNVERKMYGIMFHPEVVHTPDGARLLRNFVHNIAGIEGDWTMRAYREHAVEAIRKQVGKGKVICALSGGVDSSVAALLIHEAVGDQLTCILVDHGLMRKDEAAGVVAMFRQHYNLPLILVDASEKFISALEGEVDPEKKRKTIGRLFIEVFEEEAKKLGGADFLAQGTLYPDVIESVSFTGGPSVTIKSHHNVGGLPERMNMQLVEPLRELFKDEVRALGKELGLPESFIGRHPFPGPGLAIRCPGGITREKLEILREADAIYLDEIRKAGLYDAIWQAFAVLLPVQTVGVMGDGRTYEFVCALRAVTSVDGMTADFYHYDMAFLGAAATRIINEVRGINRVVYDVTSKPPGTIEWE from the coding sequence ATGACAACAGCCAATCATCCCGACACCGTCCTGATTGTCGATTTCGGCAGCCAGTTTACGCAGCTCATCGCCCGCCGCATCCGCGAGGCCGGCGTCTTTTCCGAGATCGTGCCGTTCCAGTCGGCCGAAGCCGCGTTCAAGCGCATCAATCCAAAAGCGGTGATCCTGTCCGGCGGTCCGGCCTCGACATCGGATATCGGCAGCCCGCGCGCGCCGCAGATCGTCTTCGACGCCGGCGTGCCGGTACTCGGCATCTGCTACGGCCAGATGGCCATGTGCGTGCAGATGGGCGGCGTCGCCGAAAGCTCCAACCATCGCGAATTCGGCCGCGCCTTCGTCGAGATCGAGAAAGACAGCCCGCTGTTCGACGGCCTTTGGGCCACCGGCCAGCGCCATCAGGTGTGGATGAGCCACGGCGACCGTGTCATCGCCTTGCCGCCGGGTTTTCAGGTCTTCGGCAAGTCGGAAAGCTCGCCTTTTGCCATCTTCGGCAATGTCGAGCGCAAGATGTACGGCATCATGTTCCACCCCGAGGTGGTGCATACGCCCGATGGCGCCAGGCTGCTCAGGAACTTCGTCCACAACATTGCCGGCATTGAGGGCGACTGGACGATGCGCGCCTACCGCGAACACGCGGTCGAGGCGATCCGCAAGCAGGTCGGCAAGGGCAAGGTCATCTGCGCGCTGTCAGGCGGGGTGGATTCTTCGGTCGCGGCGCTTTTGATCCACGAAGCGGTCGGCGACCAGCTGACCTGCATCCTCGTCGACCATGGCCTGATGCGCAAGGACGAGGCCGCGGGCGTGGTGGCGATGTTCCGCCAGCACTACAATCTGCCGCTGATCCTGGTCGATGCCTCGGAAAAATTCATCTCGGCGCTGGAAGGCGAGGTTGATCCCGAGAAGAAGCGCAAGACCATCGGCCGGCTGTTCATCGAAGTGTTCGAGGAAGAGGCCAAAAAACTCGGCGGCGCCGATTTCCTGGCGCAAGGCACGCTTTATCCCGACGTCATCGAAAGCGTCTCCTTCACCGGCGGTCCGTCGGTGACCATCAAGTCGCACCACAATGTCGGCGGCCTGCCCGAGCGCATGAACATGCAGCTCGTCGAGCCGCTGCGCGAACTGTTCAAGGACGAGGTGAGGGCGCTCGGCAAGGAGCTCGGCCTGCCCGAAAGCTTCATCGGCCGCCATCCGTTCCCGGGTCCTGGCCTTGCCATACGCTGCCCCGGCGGCATTACGCGGGAAAAGCTGGAGATCCTGCGCGAAGCCGACGCCATCTATCTCGACGAAATCCGCAAGGCCGGCCTCTACGACGCTATCTGGCAGGCCTTCGCCGTGCTCTTGCCGGTGCAGACGGTCGGCGTGATGGGCGACGGCCGCACCTACGAATTCGTCTGCGCGCTGCGCGCCGTCACCTCGGTCGACGGAATGACGGCGGACTTCTACCACTACGACATGGCCTTCCTGGGCGCCGCCGCCACGCGCATCATCAACGAAGTCCGCGGCATCAACCGTGTCGTCTACGACGTGACGTCGAAGCCGCCGGGTACGATCGAGTGGGAGTGA
- a CDS encoding RsmB/NOP family class I SAM-dependent RNA methyltransferase — translation MRLGGRLAAAIEVLEDIGRRHRPVADALKDWGLSHRFAGGGDRAAIGNIVYDALRHKRSAGWLLGEDTPRAIGFGALLLEWGQTAQSLNDALDGDKFAPPLLSATELQTIAGRQLADAPPAVRADIPDWCEPLFERAFGETWVGEGAALATRPPLDIRVNTLQADRAKVLKELADTGAEAARIAPLGIRIPPIDGDGRHPNVQSEPAFQKGWFEVQDEGSQIAATLAGAEAGMQVLDFCAGAGGKTLALSAAMDNRGQIFAHDAEKARLAPIFDRIRRSENRNVQVVTKPAELSPLANHMDIVLVDAPCTGSGTWRRRPDAKWRLTQRQLDARKGEQSAILDAAKVYVKPGGLLVYITCSVFDEENGEQIAAFRERHKGFAPVDHRSLWDGHFPGHEAAARIGSAGDISLSPLLSGTDGFYFCALRRTS, via the coding sequence ATGCGACTGGGCGGACGGCTGGCTGCGGCCATCGAAGTGCTGGAGGACATTGGCCGGCGTCACCGGCCGGTGGCCGATGCGCTGAAGGATTGGGGCCTGTCGCACCGCTTCGCCGGCGGTGGTGATCGCGCGGCGATTGGCAACATCGTCTACGACGCGCTGCGCCACAAGCGCTCCGCCGGCTGGCTGCTCGGCGAGGACACGCCGCGCGCCATCGGCTTCGGCGCATTGCTGCTCGAATGGGGCCAGACGGCGCAGTCGCTCAACGACGCGCTCGACGGCGACAAGTTCGCGCCGCCGCTGCTCAGCGCCACCGAGCTGCAGACGATCGCCGGTCGCCAGCTTGCCGACGCGCCGCCCGCGGTGCGGGCCGACATTCCCGATTGGTGCGAACCGCTTTTCGAACGGGCTTTTGGCGAGACATGGGTTGGGGAGGGTGCGGCGCTGGCGACACGCCCGCCGCTCGACATAAGGGTCAACACACTGCAGGCCGATCGCGCCAAGGTGCTCAAGGAACTGGCCGACACGGGAGCAGAGGCCGCGCGCATCGCGCCGCTCGGCATCCGCATTCCGCCCATCGACGGCGACGGCAGGCACCCCAACGTGCAGTCCGAGCCGGCCTTCCAGAAAGGCTGGTTCGAGGTCCAGGACGAGGGCTCGCAAATAGCGGCGACACTTGCCGGCGCCGAGGCTGGCATGCAGGTGCTCGACTTCTGCGCCGGCGCCGGCGGCAAGACGCTGGCACTGTCGGCGGCGATGGACAATCGCGGCCAGATCTTCGCCCACGATGCCGAAAAGGCGCGGCTGGCACCGATCTTCGACCGCATCCGCCGCTCGGAAAACCGCAATGTGCAGGTCGTCACCAAGCCGGCCGAACTCAGCCCCCTCGCCAACCACATGGACATCGTGCTGGTCGACGCGCCCTGCACCGGCAGCGGCACCTGGCGGCGCCGCCCCGACGCCAAATGGCGGCTGACGCAAAGGCAGCTCGACGCCCGCAAGGGCGAACAGTCGGCGATTCTCGATGCCGCGAAGGTGTATGTCAAACCCGGCGGTCTGCTGGTCTACATCACCTGCTCGGTGTTCGACGAGGAGAATGGCGAGCAGATCGCGGCATTTCGCGAGCGGCACAAAGGCTTTGCGCCCGTCGATCATCGAAGTTTGTGGGACGGCCATTTTCCGGGCCACGAGGCAGCCGCGCGGATCGGCTCCGCCGGTGATATCTCACTGTCGCCATTGCTGAGCGGAACGGACGGGTTCTATTTCTGCGCGCTGCGCCGGACCAGTTGA
- a CDS encoding MIP family channel protein, with protein MKTYLAEVLGTFLLVFIGTASVVTGGFGGALPLGQEGIGLAFGIGLIAAAYAIGPISGAHLNPAVTLGVFLAGRLPAKDVIPYWIAQIIGAILASLALWIIVSGKASEPITNFGANGWDVAKWGMSSAFLWELIGTFTFVTVILGVTAEKHSTAFAGLVIGLTLAGIHFAMIPVTGTSVNPARSIGPALFTGGAALSQLWLFIVAPLIGGAIAGVVAKARIFEKD; from the coding sequence ATGAAAACTTATCTGGCGGAAGTTCTAGGCACGTTTCTGTTGGTGTTCATCGGCACGGCGTCGGTGGTGACGGGCGGCTTTGGCGGCGCGCTGCCGCTCGGCCAGGAAGGCATCGGTCTGGCATTCGGCATCGGCCTCATCGCGGCCGCTTACGCGATCGGTCCGATTTCGGGCGCGCATCTCAATCCGGCGGTGACGCTCGGCGTCTTCCTTGCCGGCCGGCTGCCGGCCAAGGACGTCATCCCCTACTGGATCGCGCAGATCATCGGCGCCATCCTGGCCTCGCTGGCGCTGTGGATTATCGTCTCCGGCAAGGCCAGCGAACCCATCACCAACTTCGGCGCCAATGGCTGGGACGTGGCGAAATGGGGCATGAGCTCGGCCTTCCTGTGGGAATTGATCGGCACCTTCACCTTCGTCACGGTGATCCTCGGCGTGACCGCTGAAAAGCACTCGACGGCGTTTGCCGGCCTGGTCATCGGCCTGACGCTGGCCGGCATTCACTTCGCCATGATCCCGGTCACCGGCACCTCGGTCAATCCGGCCCGCTCCATCGGCCCGGCGCTGTTCACCGGCGGTGCCGCGCTCAGCCAGCTCTGGCTGTTCATCGTCGCACCGCTGATCGGCGGCGCCATCGCCGGCGTCGTCGCCAAGGCGCGCATCTTCGAGAAGGATTGA
- the katG gene encoding catalase/peroxidase HPI has product MDANTDDKSAGKCPVAHGAVGRTNRDWWPNQLNVQILHQQSSLSDPMGEAFDYAEEFKTLDLDAVIKDLHALMTDSQEWWPADFGHYGPLFIRMAWHSAGTYRIADGRGGAGAGQQRFAPLNSWPDNVNLDKARRLLWPIKQKYGRKISWADLLILTGNVALESMGFKTFGFAGGRADVWEPEQDVYWGPEGKWLADERYSGDRDLQNPLGAVQMGLIYVNPEGPNGNPDPLAAARDIRDTFARMAMNDEETVALIAGGHTFGKTHGAGDASLVGVEPEGADIEQQGLGWASKFGTGKGGDAIGSGLEVIWTTTPTKWSNNFFDNLFGFDWELTKSPAGAHQWTPKGGAGAGTVPDAHNSAKRHAPSMLTTDLALRFDPSYATISKRFHENPDQFADAFARAWYKLTHRDMGPVARYLGPLVPKEELPWQDVIPAVDHVLIDEQDAEALKAKILASGLSVSQLVSTAWASASTFRGSDKRGGANGARIRLSPQKDWAVNQPAELAKVLDKLEAIAKDFNAAQTGSKKVSLADLIVLGGNAAIEKAAGHSVDVPFWPGRMDASQEQTDIHSFAPLEPTIDGFRNYASGKQRLTVEEALVDRAQLLTLTAPELTVLVGGLRVLGANAGQSKHGVFTNKPETLSNDFFVNLLDMGTEWKATSDAKDVFEGRDRKTGAVKWTGTRADLIFGSHSQLRALAEVYATVDAKAKFAKDFVVAWTKVMNADRFDIAG; this is encoded by the coding sequence ATGGACGCGAACACCGATGACAAAAGCGCGGGCAAATGCCCCGTCGCGCACGGAGCCGTTGGCAGGACCAATCGTGACTGGTGGCCGAACCAGCTGAACGTGCAGATCCTGCATCAGCAGTCGTCCCTGTCCGACCCGATGGGCGAGGCATTCGACTATGCCGAGGAATTCAAAACCCTCGACCTCGACGCCGTCATTAAGGACCTGCATGCGCTGATGACGGATTCGCAGGAATGGTGGCCGGCCGATTTCGGCCATTACGGGCCGCTGTTCATCCGCATGGCCTGGCACAGCGCCGGCACCTACCGTATCGCCGACGGTCGCGGCGGCGCCGGGGCCGGCCAGCAGCGTTTCGCGCCGCTCAACAGCTGGCCTGATAACGTCAACCTCGACAAGGCCCGCCGGCTCTTGTGGCCGATCAAGCAGAAATATGGCCGCAAGATCTCCTGGGCCGACCTTCTGATCCTGACCGGCAACGTCGCGCTGGAATCGATGGGCTTCAAGACCTTCGGCTTTGCCGGCGGCCGTGCCGATGTCTGGGAGCCCGAGCAGGACGTCTATTGGGGTCCCGAAGGCAAGTGGCTGGCCGACGAGCGCTACAGCGGCGACCGCGACCTGCAGAATCCCCTCGGCGCCGTGCAGATGGGCCTGATCTACGTCAATCCGGAAGGGCCGAACGGCAATCCGGATCCGCTGGCCGCGGCGCGCGACATCAGGGACACCTTTGCGCGCATGGCCATGAACGACGAGGAGACCGTCGCACTCATCGCCGGGGGCCATACGTTCGGCAAGACCCATGGTGCCGGCGATGCGAGCCTGGTGGGTGTCGAGCCGGAAGGCGCCGACATCGAGCAGCAGGGCCTTGGCTGGGCGAGCAAATTCGGCACCGGCAAGGGCGGTGACGCCATCGGCAGCGGTCTGGAAGTCATTTGGACGACGACGCCGACCAAATGGAGCAACAACTTCTTTGACAATCTATTCGGCTTCGACTGGGAGCTGACCAAGAGCCCGGCCGGCGCGCATCAGTGGACGCCGAAGGGTGGTGCGGGCGCCGGCACGGTGCCGGACGCACACAATTCGGCCAAGCGCCACGCACCCTCCATGCTGACCACCGATCTCGCGCTGCGTTTCGATCCGTCCTATGCAACGATCTCGAAGCGCTTCCATGAGAATCCGGATCAGTTCGCCGACGCTTTCGCCCGCGCCTGGTACAAGCTGACCCACCGCGACATGGGCCCGGTCGCCCGCTATCTCGGCCCGTTGGTTCCGAAGGAAGAACTGCCCTGGCAGGACGTCATTCCGGCGGTCGATCATGTGCTGATCGACGAGCAGGATGCCGAGGCGCTCAAGGCCAAGATCCTGGCTTCCGGCCTGTCCGTGTCGCAGCTGGTTTCGACGGCCTGGGCTTCGGCCTCGACCTTCCGTGGTTCCGACAAGCGCGGCGGTGCCAATGGCGCGCGCATCCGCCTCAGCCCGCAGAAGGACTGGGCCGTCAACCAGCCGGCCGAGCTGGCCAAGGTGCTCGACAAGCTCGAAGCCATCGCCAAGGACTTCAACGCTGCGCAGACCGGCAGCAAGAAGGTCTCGCTTGCCGACCTGATCGTTCTCGGCGGCAACGCCGCCATCGAGAAGGCCGCCGGCCATAGCGTCGACGTTCCGTTCTGGCCGGGCCGCATGGATGCCTCGCAGGAGCAGACCGACATCCACTCCTTCGCGCCGCTGGAACCGACGATTGACGGCTTCCGCAACTACGCCAGCGGCAAGCAGCGCCTGACCGTCGAGGAGGCGCTGGTCGACCGCGCGCAGTTGCTGACGCTGACGGCGCCGGAACTGACCGTTCTCGTCGGTGGCCTGCGCGTTCTCGGCGCCAATGCCGGGCAGTCCAAGCACGGCGTCTTCACCAACAAGCCGGAAACGCTGAGCAACGACTTCTTCGTCAACCTGCTCGACATGGGCACGGAGTGGAAGGCGACGTCAGATGCCAAGGACGTGTTCGAAGGCCGCGACCGCAAGACCGGCGCAGTCAAGTGGACCGGCACCCGTGCCGACCTGATCTTCGGTTCGCATTCGCAGCTGCGTGCGCTGGCCGAAGTCTATGCGACGGTGGACGCCAAGGCGAAGTTTGCGAAAGACTTCGTCGTGGCCTGGACAAAGGTGATGAACGCCGACCGCTTCGACATCGCCGGCTGA